One Phoenix dactylifera cultivar Barhee BC4 chromosome 8, palm_55x_up_171113_PBpolish2nd_filt_p, whole genome shotgun sequence genomic window carries:
- the LOC103716008 gene encoding uncharacterized protein LOC103716008 yields the protein MVVASGSNSNSWAKEMVIRRRIANIYNKREEDFPSLREYNDYLEEVEDMTYNLIEGIDVAAIEAKIAKYQEENAEQIINSRARKAEELAAALRANKGNSVQADPADMGPGPSSQGVGMQGQYAPAAVPGGGLAQPRPTGMAPQPIPIGGPVDPLQGYAAGDEEAKKLREERGARAGGWTIELSKRRAIEEAFSSIWI from the exons ATGGTGGTGGCGTCAGGGAGCAACTCCAACTCCTGGGCCAAAGAGATGGTCATCCGAAGGAGGATCGCCAACAT ATATAACAAACGGGAAGAGGACTTTCCATCACTCAGAGAGTACAATGATTACTTGGAAGAAGTTGAGGATATGA CTTACAACTTAATTGAAGGAATAGATGTTGCTGCAATTGAGGCCAAGATTGCGAAATACCAAGAAGAAAATGCTGAACAAATAATCAATTCCCGAGCTCGTAAG GCTGAAGAATTAGCAGCAGCTCTAAGGGCaaacaaagggaattctgtACAGGCTGATCCCGCTGATATG GGTCCCGGACCAAGCTCTCAAGGGGTTGGCATGCAAGGGCAATATGCCCCAGCCGCCGTCCCTGGTGGTGGTCTTGCACAGCCGCGCCCTACTGGTATGGCTCCGCAGCCCATCCCAATTGGGGGCCCAGTCGATCCCCTGCAAGGGTATGCAGCCGGGGACGAGGAGGCAAAGAAGCTACGAGAGGAGAGAGGGGCCAGAGCTGGAGGATGGACCATCGAATTGAGCAAGAGGAGGGCAATTGAGGAAGCATTCAGCAGCATATGGATATGA
- the LOC103716009 gene encoding phosphatidylcholine:diacylglycerol cholinephosphotransferase 1-like, which translates to MRDKVGSIIRPYLHERTSDKVRLRREAAEHDDKHVGGDAHRSSARPLNGHHHHHPRWQPPGGSMMNGGSSSRKSSKWTAALLPPKRAFIASLSIEDVAGIARHHPLPSLLCISLLFFMGVEYTHGMVPSLAPPVDLGFVLTQPLHSLLATRPSLNSALAALNTVFVGMQIAYILWTLLVEGRPRPTIATLFMFASRGILGSATQLPLPQGFLGSGADFPVGNVSFFLFFSGHVAAAVIASLDMRRTRRHGMAWAFDALNMLQGLRLLASRGHYTIDLAVGVGAGFLFDILAGNYEDSRRHAAAGEYQKPERVCCACDCSSGSCSS; encoded by the exons ATGCGCGACAAGGTTGGGAGCATCATCCGGCCCTATCTACATGAGAGGACGAGCGACAAGGTAAGGTTAAGACGGGAAGCCGCTGAGCATGACGACAAACACGTCGGCGGCGACGCCCACAGAAGCTCCGCCCGCCCCCTGAACGGCCATCACCACCACCATCCTCGGTGGCAGCCGCCTGGCGGTAGTATGATGAACGGCGGAAGCAGCAGCAGGAAGAGCAGCAAATGGACCGCTGCCCTTTTGCCTCCCAAACGCGCCTTCATCGCTAGCCTGTCGATAGAGGACGTGGCCGGGATTGCGAGGCATCATCCCCTACCCTCTCTGTTGTGCATTTCCTTGCTCTTCTTCATGGGCGTGGAGTACACCCATGGAATGGTTCCTTCCTTGGCCCCACCCGTGGACCTCGGTTTCGTCCTCACGCAGCCCCTCCACAGCCTCCTCGCCACCAGGCCCTCCCTCAACTCGGCCCTCGCCGCCCTCAACACC gTGTTCGTGGGCATGCAGATCGCGTACATACTATGGACCTTGCTGGTGGAGGGGAGGCCGCGGCCTACCATCGCAACTCTCTTCATGTTTGCGTCAAGGGGTATACTCGGATCCGCGACCCAGCTCCCGCTGCCGCAG GGCTTCCTGGGCTCGGGTGCGGATTTCCCTGTGGGCAACgtgtccttcttcctcttcttctcaggGCATGTGGCGGCGGCGGTGATCGCGTCTCTGGACATGCGGCGGACGCGGCGGCACGGGATGGCCTGGGCCTTCGATGCCCTCAACATGCTGCAGGGGCTGCGGCTGCTCGCTTCCAGGGGCCACTACACCATCGACTTGGCCGTTGGGGTCGGAGCTGGCTTCCTCTTTGACATCCTCGCCGGGAATTACGAGGATAGCAGGAGGCATGCGGCGGCCGGCGAGTACCAGAAACCAGAACGAGTATGTTGCGCCTGCGACTGCAGCAGTGGCAGCTGCTCTTCATAG
- the LOC103716010 gene encoding elongation of fatty acids protein 3-like, with amino-acid sequence MASWWLYRLRWWLVDHPAIAGFEWRPNETPGASVPFVAGIVLSYLSLTLLLHRGLLPLPSPSAAALRLASSAHNLLLFLVSAAMAVGCALSALAQAPSPRWIFCFPPSSSTRAGAGPVFFWAHIFYFSKIYELLDTLLILLAGGRRLTFLHVYHHAGVIVMCYIWLAAAQSLVPVALVTNAGVHVVMYAYYLSSSAGWRWRPRWKRAVTELQIAQFVFSFAVSVVFLWYHFAGGGCSGMNGWLFNAVFNASLLALFLDFHNTSYTAGGKKGGKRKEDKGE; translated from the coding sequence ATGGCGTCGTGGTGGCTGTACCGCCTCCGGTGGTGGTTGGTGGACCACCCAGCAATCGCCGGCTTCGAATGGCGTCCCAACGAGACCCCCGGCGCCTCCGTACCCTTCGTCGCCGGCATCGTCCTCTCCTACCTCTCCCTCACCCTCCTTCTACACCgcggcctcctccccctcccctccccctccgccgccgccctccGCCTCGCCTCCTCCGCCCacaacctcctcctcttcctagtCTCCGCGGCCATGGCGGTCGGCTGCGCCCTCTCCGCCCTTGCCCAGGCCCCCTCCCCCCGCTGGATATTCTGcttccctccctcctcctccacccgtgCCGGCGCTGGTCCCGTCTTCTTCTGGGCCCACATCTTCTACTTCTCCAAGATCTACGAGCTCCTCGAcaccctcctcatcctcctcgcCGGCGGACGCCGCCTGACCTTCCTCCACGTCTACCACCACGCCGGCGTCATCGTGATGTGCTACATCTGGCTGGCGGCGGCGCAGTCGCTGGTTCCTGTGGCGCTGGTGACGAACGCCGGGGTGCACGTGGTGATGTACGCGTACTATCTGTCGAGCAGCGCCGGGTGGCGGTGGCGGCCGCGGTGGAAGCGGGCGGTGACGGAGCTTCAGATCGCGCAGTTCGTGTTCAGCTTCGCCGTGTCGGTGGTGTTCCTCTGGTACCATTTCGCCGGCGGCGGGTGTAGCGGGATGAACGGGTGGCTCTTCAACGCCGTCTTCAACGCCTCGCTCCTCGCCCTCTTCCTCGATTTCCACAATACCTCCTACACCGCCGGCGGCAAGAAGGGCGgcaagaggaaggaggacaaGGGCGAGTGA